The window gcaaacatacaaacatccaagatccaaatatttttacaaactttcgcttcAGCTGTCTCTTCTACATAGTTGATGGAATAATAAAGTACATACCTTTGCTATTTCAAgggctatttatttttttaaatatacctcttgttttaagaatacatttttgaatatttttcacttTCTAACGACATCTAGCGGgtacaattaaaattgataccttcagaacattattattatctaaacttttatttacagtatagttgatatttcataattacataatatgtactgtAACCTATAATTCCctaaaagaatttatatttgatattagcATTATGTACAATCGACAATCTTTTAATAATCGACTAAAAATCATTCTTTATggttttacattacaataataccATCCCTAGCTGTCATTTCTGAACATTCACACTGACGGACGTCATtgatgatttttattgaaataactcTCGAATCGAAGACTTGTTTATCGCTAACGATATGTTAAAACTATGATACATTCGTAACATACGCATTCCCGtagatataatttatgtgtgtggAGTTACAGTGGGTGAAAAATGGCGAACAACAGAATACCGTCTGGGCCTAACACTCCAGGCAGCCAACAGACCCCAACACAGCAAGgcataaagatatttatacagAGGGATTACTCTGAGGGCACGGCAGTCAAGTTTCAGACGAGATTTCCATCGGAACTTGAAGATAGGGTAGGTGAAAAAGTGTAATACTGCCGACAAAATTGCTAAAAAGATAACAAACTTGTGAGATTTCTTCGCTTAGAAGTGTTTAATTTGTCACAAGGACGTGTTTTTATACATAGTTAATTTGCAACGAAAGTAATAAGGTGTCGTCTACATCAAGTCTGTGACATTTTCTCAGCTAAATTGCAGTTGACCTATTAACTTGTTAATGCAGATGATAACCTTTGGAACTATTGAGTGTTTCTTTTGTAATTCGTCTCATAGATTATAAAGCTCGTCACAAATTATTGCAACtttaagcaataataataaaggtgTGGTCactgtaacattttaaaaacaataatttgcaTATTAAGTACCCACTGAATCATTGCTAGTCAGAACTGTACTAAgctatattgcaataaaaatactgttttaaaacCCTCGTTAAAGGTTATCTGTTTCCATAGACTTATTTTCAAGGATTACAGTcttacattatagatattgaacaTTACAATTACTGAATGTCGACTAGGCACAagctatttaacaaataaagaagATAATTTATAACTCTATTATCTATGTAATAACTGTAATAGTATGTTTAAATATCNNNNNNNNNNNNNNNNNNNNNNNNNNNNNNNNNNNNNNNNNNNNNNNNNNNNNNNNNNNNNNNNNNNNNNNNNNNNNNNNNNNNNNNNNNNNNNNNNNNNNNNNNNNNNNNNNNNNNNNNNNNNNNNNNNNNNNNNNNNNNNNNNNNNNNNNNNNNNNNNNNNNNNNNNNNNNNNNNNNNNNNNNNNNNNNNNNNNNNNNNNNNNNNNNNNNNNNNNNNNNNNNNNNNNNNNNNNNNNNNNNNNNNNNNNNNNNNNNNNNNNNNNNNNNNNNNNNNNNNNNNNNNNNNNNNNNNNNNNNNNNNNNNNNNNNNNNNNNNNNNNNNNNNNNNNNNNNNNNNNNNNNNNNNNNNNNNNNNNNNNNNNNNNNNNNNNNNNNNNNNNNNNNNNNNNNNNNNNNNNNNNNNNNNNNNNNNNNNNNNNNNNNNNNNNNNNNNNNNNNNNNNNNNNNNNNNNNNNNNNNNNNNNNNNNNNNNNNNNNNNNNNNNNNNNNNNNNNNNNNTTTCGCTCGCCATCGACAATAATGTTCCTATAATTATCAGCCTCGCTGGTCTTACTACCGTTTGAAGATATGAAAACGATCTGTTTCCATATTATGGATGCGAACTGTCGCTTTGTTAATATTCTGTTTGCGATTGAGAAATCGACCTAAATATTTCATCGAAGTGTTACTGTCGAACATAATCAAATGaggatttattatttacgtgTGGAAGGCGACATCGGATATGATTCTGGGgtgattatgattatttattatatattctaaactttaaataaatcatctaaTTGAATATACAATTTCAAAAAGGGCTGGTACATATCAGTCATCAGTATACTTTTACCATAATGTCACGCGTTTACCGCTTCTAAGAATCCAGGTTTTAGCtcaatattttgatatctttaATGCCCTTTctcgaaattaaatataactaaaatgtgTAGATATAAGTACTTTTATCAATTGTATCGgacagtaagtataatatttattactaaaagaacTTAAATCTACTATTACAAAGGTACATAATtcctgtttaaattaaattattgaggattcatattatatttatatcctaTTTTCCAAAGAAATGTCATATCCCGATGCTGGTTTCAGTACGGCGTCAAGTTTCATCTTCATTTTGGAGACGTCAGCAGTGATTCTATACCGGTGTAAGACGTGAGCTACCAACACCTTCATGGACATCATCGCGTAAGATTTACCTGTAGAACAAGAAATACTCTAAGCCGGGAGGAAATTCACATTACGCTGCAAAACGCCAAAAACAAATGATACTAgtctatcagtcttacttataaacttattttagcgttaagtGGTGGTTAAGAAttccttaaatagctgtcaaaaacatcatcggtttagtttaaaccttattaagaggcaagatggcgggttttggcttacagctgatcgagtaaatttgtgttttaactaagcatagctttgtgatttttttataagtaagactgtttatGTACAAACGTacctatatttatgtttaacgcTTGTTGCTGTCGAGTCTGACGAGTCAAAATGAATTGTCGTACATTTGTTTTTGACGCTTATAGCGCTAAACGTATTCTCCTGGAACGTCATctccttataaaaaaatacacggaTTGTATAAAAATGGTGTTATTCCAGTTGAGTCAACTCATTCATGCTATAGACATAACACTACATTCCGCCCCTACCACATATCTGATCCAATATTTCGACATACCAATACAATTGCGTTTCCCGATGCTAAACGGGGCGTATGCGTTGGGATTCTTAGGCAAGGTATCCGGGTTCAGCCATCGCTCTGGTCTGAATTGATGCGCATCTGAACCCCATATAGATTGACGATGCATACTCCAGAATCCAAGCAGGCAATTCGTACCCGCTGGAACAGTATAGTTTTCTGAAAATGTTCGAGAAAGAACTAAGTACGTAGATTTTCGCACGATCATCATATCAGTCCGCCCCGTGTCTATGAAGGTTTGAAAGCCTTTGAAACATCGGGAAGTTAAAACTAAATCATAACCGCGAAAAATCCCGAATAACTAGTTTTATTCAATTACTTAAGTACATAGAGATATTACCCTTTAAATAACCTTATTTTCCTTTCATTAATGTGAATTATGAAAGTGAAGaacgaaatatttgttttgattctGAAATTGCTCCTTTGTACTACGCAACTTAAAATGAATGTATCATCAGTTATTAACTTCAACTTACTTAATTTAACTTCGGTATCCGTACATCTGGCAACTCCAAACGCCATAGGGTAAAGCCGCATAGTTTCCTTAATTACTGCTTCAACATATACTAATTTAAGTAAATCATTTTTGTCTACATCCTTATCGGgatcattaaatatttctagTACCCTGAAACATATGAATTGAAAAGCAATTGTGAGGTAAACATACGGATACATTATAAGAACATCGAtttaattttaccaataaatatcaattaattattttacacacaGAGAGACGAGGCCAGTCATCAGCTATTATGTAACACAATAATAACTTACTCCTCATAAGCTCGATTCTGAACATCTGGATATGAGCCTAACGTAGCAAATATGCACGTCAAAGCACTGGACAAAGTATCAAAACCTGCGATGAGGAACGTATCTATGTTCTCTCTGATCTCCTGGTCGGTGAGGCCATCGTCGTCTGCTAGTTGCAGCATCAAATCAATCAGTGGCTTGCTTtttcctttaaataaaataaataaggtgcttaaagcggcgatagcctagttgggaggtggaacggacagccgagacgaatgtccgctggttcaaaacccGAGTATCCgatatatgtgtattatttgtgaattatcgcttgcttcaacggtcacggaaaacatcgagaggaaacctgcatacctgagaagttctccataataatttcgaaggtgtgtgaagtctaccaacccgcactaggccagcgtgatggactaaggcctaatcccttttagtagtagaggaggcccgtttccagcagtggggcagtatataacatagggctgatattatataaataaggtgttgaaacccgccataatggcctacGTGAgtggcgttccgggatcagcctatgtatattaggttctaacaggccggcataactgtgtcgattactgaggcgtaatcatctctcagcaGTAAACATTCTATATAGATCTTACtccgcttatcatcagatacAATGAAGTAACTTTgccttaacaataataataataatatcagccctgtattatatacttgcccactgctgagcacgggcctatGCCTTGcccatatagaaaaaaaataaaatcgtttcaAAATTCTTGGGAATCATTAGTAGTAGAATATGATAAGAAGCAATCCTCTTCGTTGAAATAGTCATTTTATGATTgtggaaatttaaatattggcaTGCACAAAATGAACGTAAAAAACAcgattacttaataattttgttaataaagaaaTTGACCTACCTGAATCATTTTGATAACAATTGTTTTGTACCATATTTTTCAACTTCTCCTTTCTCTTAACAATCATCTAAAAGTAAAATTCCATCAATATGCCGCAAGCAAAACTTTAGaacaaatttattgaaaacttagacaatattttctctttcattaaattcaatatttattgtgactcaaaaaaaaagtatcagcagtatcaaattaaacataaagtaattctattgaaccccactccacataccatcTGGTGCAGTGGCGTACTTTATCACTACGAGAAAAATACATTCTTAGTTATTAAAATCATACCCTGTTTGACATATCGTGTATGATTTTCAAACATCTCAACTCCGCTTTCCTGTGCTCAGAGAAGTAATACACAAACGGGATATGAAACCAGACTCTCAAGAACTTCGTTGTCAAAATGTTCAGAATATTTTGAACGCTCTCAACGTATTCAACGTTCAGCGGAGTGTATCCGTCCCCGTCGCATGTTAGAGTCTCTGTAACATAtagacctaaaaataaaaatcttataccTTCATCATAATAATACTTAGAACACCccttttcatttttcatttcaaaaattcttaaCATTACACGCATTCACCCCTTCAATATCCTAAGGTATAGAAAGAGGCGTCATTAAATAGCAAGACGTGATAGGGGCATATCGCCACCTTGGGCACATTCCAAACTCCGATACTGAGCAAAAAGGCAATATCACTTATACCCGGGATTACAATGGGAATACAATGCATCTACACCATGCAGATTAGATGAATAATCATATTAATACGGGGAGGATCtacttaaaataagtattaaatatatgttttagatttaacaGTTAGATACTACGCAGTCATGCAAACGTTTAAAACCGGTCCGAATAAAAAGGATCAGCGAACCTTGACACCGATCGCAGCTAGTATTATATGGGAGAGACTTATCtaagcatattattaaaaatgtacagattcaaataaaactactttacggattttatcttgttttttatattataattttcttataataattttctattttaaaacagctataaaatagttttattttaatgtctaacattcgtgtaatcATAAGGAATCATTGTACagattcaataattattagattattatttttaatattgcctATTGCttaaattttggaaaaaaatatctcttaaTAACTCAACGTAAATATTTTCTCTGTTTATTCTTGAATTGCTCTTCGCCCAATTCGACGGTACATGTAATATAGTCATTCTACCAATGAGGCGGTaaaggaaatagaaaaaaaatataacacttacGGAACACAGtctctaaattatttaatagcaAATAACGGAACTGATCGAACGATCCTTTCCCAACTTCCACAGCAAGGTCTTCGACAAGTTTCTTTGACTGGTTATTAAATATACCCATATAGCCATTCAATATCTGCACATTTAACGCTGGGTTCAACAGTTTTCGGTGTAATTTCCATTTTGGAACTGTGTAAAGTTAAATTGATGTCAATTTTAGAATCGTCAGAACCTTGTTCAACTCATGTTATTGGAACTTAAATTGTATTAcattggtaaatatttataaagtaaaatgtaaatattaataagtactttaaaaaaactggaataatatatagcctataacaataaatatcaaacGATAGACACCTCATTTGTCAAAACCGATTCAGAAAAAGCGTCGCTACATATgcactacatacatacatagggtgttaaaaatattaccctTCCTTGCTTCAAAGTAGTTGAGTTAAAACTGTAGACAACCTTTTGTTTATGTGATTAAAATTacgatattttaattacattataattcatttatttatgtacacttaatttatattaattaacaataatacgATTTGCAGATGACTTTAAAGTTCCCCGGATAATACGGAAATACCGGAacatcgctaaaatacctttggtattgttttaaaataaaaaaaaaacaatgttactaacgctttgtacgagactcccctcccgcccctgtaacgcatcgtaacattTTATAAGACCCCAGCATTCAAAAATCTATGTTAATCCTTTGGAAGTAACGCATGTCTAACACCTAATTTATTAATCTGTCCTTACTGtttttacttaccatcagcagAAAATATTCCTTCTCCAACCAAAGGCTTAgagaaatcataataaaaagcCTTTTTGTAACTCGTATTAGCAATGGTGGCACAATCGTCAATATCTGTAATGCCTGGAAAGAAGGTTTCAAAACGATTACCCTCCTGCGATCtaacaattaatttagtttgtatttattcataaaGGTATTGATAAGCTACACGGACACAAAAGTACTacacgaataataaaatataaggttATTATGGATAATTAGTTTACACTGTAATGAAAACATATTtgtgaa of the Manduca sexta isolate Smith_Timp_Sample1 chromosome 18, JHU_Msex_v1.0, whole genome shotgun sequence genome contains:
- the LOC115454878 gene encoding cytochrome P450 4c21-like isoform X2, which translates into the protein MLFLTLVCCICFLWVLWKRKWKTAYSLPPALSGKLPLIGHIHHFLGDTTQIFETLRKITEECDEKGGVITLSIGPMTLYGITDIDDCATIANTSYKKAFYYDFSKPLVGEGIFSADETLTCDGDGYTPLNVEYVESVQNILNILTTKFLRVWFHIPFVYYFSEHRKAELRCLKIIHDMSNRMIVKRKEKLKNMVQNNCYQNDSGKSKPLIDLMLQLADDDGLTDQEIRENIDTFLIAGFDTLSSALTCIFATLGSYPDVQNRAYEEVLEIFNDPDKDVDKNDLLKLVYVEAVIKETMRLYPMAFGVARCTDTEVKLKNYTVPAGTNCLLGFWSMHRQSIWGSDAHQFRPERWLNPDTLPKNPNAYAPFSIGKRNCIGKSYAMMSMKVLVAHVLHRYRITADVSKMKMKLDAVLKPASGYDISLENRI
- the LOC115454878 gene encoding cytochrome P450 4V2-like isoform X1 translates to MLFLTLVCCICFLWVLWKRKWKTAYSLPPALSGKLPLIGHIHHFLGDTTQIFETLRKITEECDEKGGVITLSIGPMTLYGITDIDDCATIANTSYKKAFYYDFSKPLVGEGIFSADVPKWKLHRKLLNPALNVQILNGYMGIFNNQSKKLVEDLAVEVGKGSFDQFRYLLLNNLETVFQTLTCDGDGYTPLNVEYVESVQNILNILTTKFLRVWFHIPFVYYFSEHRKAELRCLKIIHDMSNRMIVKRKEKLKNMVQNNCYQNDSGKSKPLIDLMLQLADDDGLTDQEIRENIDTFLIAGFDTLSSALTCIFATLGSYPDVQNRAYEEVLEIFNDPDKDVDKNDLLKLVYVEAVIKETMRLYPMAFGVARCTDTEVKLKNYTVPAGTNCLLGFWSMHRQSIWGSDAHQFRPERWLNPDTLPKNPNAYAPFSIGKRNCIGKSYAMMSMKVLVAHVLHRYRITADVSKMKMKLDAVLKPASGYDISLENRI